One window from the genome of Streptomyces sp. WZ-12 encodes:
- a CDS encoding SDR family NAD(P)-dependent oxidoreductase, whose product MDPMLDEFRVVAEGLEYREPRIAVVSNVTGEVAAAGELGCADYWVRHVRATVRFADGVRALAERGANAFLEIGPDGVLSALAGACLPDGGDGVVVPVLRKDRPEERAALGAVARLYAAGVDVDWTGVLAGTGGRRIALPTYAFQRERYWPSLATGTPGDAGGLGLEAGRHPLLGAATTVAGSGEILLTGRLSTANQPWLAAYEDDGRTVLPAAVLAELAVRAGDQAGCPTVAELTVTTPLVLTDDRAQRLQVRVAAPDDTGRRALSVHARPDDALDGPWTLHATAELTTDTAPPPASSTVWPPERAVPLDALPTLDGPTGITAAWQRDGEVFVDLELPEPGPAERAFALHPALLDTAARAADLLDGDDGRDALDWQGLTLHAASATTLRVHLTPRGADTWSLEAADPQGAPVLSVSGLTLRTPTVDAPDAAGGGDGAVLLDLDWVPAPEGGAHTGDRPRCVVLGAELPQLETVLGSTTAGTERVASLTALLDGEGPLPPLVLAPVLGAPVRGDDLPAAARATTTAVLDLLQRWTADARTADAHLVIVTRGAVATGAEEVHDLAAAAVWGLVRSAQSEHPGSYLLLDLDPAGPAAAGDTVAPMDLAALLAAGETQVALRGGAPTVARLTRATAAPATAAHPLRAWDRDGTVLITGGTGGLGGLLARHLVTGHGIKHLLLAGRRGPDAPGATALRDELAALGAEVTLAACDVADRTALDRLLAQLPQEHPLTAVVHTAGVLEDATLGTLTPAQLDTVLRPKVDAAWHLHRATRDLDLAGFVLYSSIAGITGGPGQGNYAAGNAFLDALAAHRAAQGLPGLSLAWGPWRKDVGMTGTLGAADLARLERSGQPPLAPEQGLALFDEAAARGDGLALAVRVSWTAAPTEGQVPAVLRALVRGRRRTAAAASAGGTARRLAALDAAARHQALLDLVRAETAAVLGHTGTDAVPAERDFNRLGFDSLMAVELRTRLAAATGTRLPATLVFDHPTPAAVARYLEPALSGGDATGPDRSPLAQLDKIASQLSPDGVDDATRQDVAGRLRQLLAQWDGTQQDGGRPAVDARLEAASADEVLAFIDHELGRQTDS is encoded by the coding sequence ATGGATCCGATGCTTGATGAGTTCCGGGTGGTTGCGGAGGGTCTTGAGTATCGCGAGCCGCGGATTGCGGTGGTGTCGAATGTGACGGGTGAGGTGGCTGCGGCGGGGGAGTTGGGTTGCGCTGATTATTGGGTGCGGCATGTGCGGGCGACCGTCCGGTTCGCCGATGGTGTGCGGGCGTTGGCGGAGCGTGGCGCGAACGCCTTCCTGGAGATCGGCCCCGACGGCGTCCTCTCCGCGCTGGCCGGCGCCTGCCTGCCCGACGGTGGGGACGGCGTCGTGGTGCCCGTCCTGCGCAAGGACCGTCCGGAGGAGCGCGCCGCTCTCGGTGCCGTCGCCCGGCTGTACGCGGCCGGGGTCGATGTCGACTGGACCGGTGTCCTGGCCGGCACCGGCGGGCGGCGGATCGCGCTGCCGACCTACGCCTTCCAACGCGAGCGCTACTGGCCCTCGTTGGCGACCGGAACGCCCGGTGACGCCGGCGGGCTCGGCCTGGAGGCCGGCCGGCATCCGCTGCTCGGCGCCGCGACCACCGTCGCCGGATCCGGGGAGATCCTGCTCACCGGCCGCCTGTCGACCGCCAACCAACCCTGGCTCGCGGCCTACGAGGACGACGGCCGCACCGTCCTGCCGGCCGCGGTCCTCGCCGAACTGGCCGTCCGCGCCGGCGATCAGGCCGGCTGCCCGACCGTGGCCGAACTGACCGTCACCACACCGCTCGTCCTCACCGACGACCGGGCCCAGCGCCTCCAGGTGCGGGTGGCCGCCCCGGACGACACCGGCCGGCGCGCCCTGTCCGTGCACGCCCGGCCCGACGACGCCCTCGACGGCCCCTGGACGCTGCACGCCACCGCCGAGCTCACCACCGACACCGCGCCGCCCCCGGCCTCTTCGACCGTCTGGCCGCCGGAGCGCGCCGTGCCTCTCGACGCGCTGCCGACCCTCGACGGCCCGACCGGGATCACGGCCGCCTGGCAGCGGGACGGTGAGGTCTTCGTCGACCTCGAACTCCCCGAACCCGGCCCGGCCGAGCGGGCGTTCGCGCTCCACCCGGCACTCCTGGACACCGCGGCCCGCGCCGCCGACCTGCTGGACGGGGACGACGGCCGTGACGCCCTCGACTGGCAGGGCCTCACCCTGCACGCCGCTTCGGCCACCACCCTGCGCGTCCACCTGACCCCGCGCGGCGCGGACACCTGGTCCCTGGAGGCCGCCGACCCGCAGGGCGCCCCGGTCCTCTCCGTCAGCGGCCTCACGCTGCGCACGCCCACCGTCGACGCGCCGGATGCGGCCGGCGGCGGGGACGGCGCGGTCCTGCTCGACCTGGACTGGGTCCCCGCGCCGGAGGGCGGCGCGCACACCGGCGACCGTCCGCGGTGCGTCGTGCTGGGCGCGGAACTCCCGCAACTGGAAACGGTGTTGGGCTCCACCACCGCAGGCACCGAGCGCGTCGCGTCGCTGACCGCGCTGCTCGACGGTGAAGGGCCGCTGCCGCCGCTCGTCCTCGCGCCGGTGCTCGGGGCGCCGGTCCGGGGCGACGACCTGCCCGCCGCGGCCCGCGCCACCACCACGGCGGTGCTGGACCTGTTGCAGCGTTGGACCGCCGACGCACGCACGGCCGATGCCCACCTGGTGATCGTCACCCGCGGTGCCGTCGCCACCGGGGCGGAGGAGGTGCACGACCTGGCGGCGGCCGCGGTCTGGGGGCTGGTCCGCTCGGCGCAGTCGGAACACCCGGGCAGCTACCTGCTGTTGGACCTCGATCCCGCCGGGCCGGCGGCCGCCGGTGACACGGTCGCGCCGATGGACCTGGCGGCCCTGTTGGCCGCGGGGGAGACGCAGGTCGCGCTCCGCGGTGGCGCGCCGACCGTCGCCCGTTTGACCCGTGCCACCGCCGCACCCGCCACCGCCGCGCACCCGCTGCGCGCCTGGGACCGCGACGGAACCGTCCTGATCACCGGCGGCACCGGCGGCCTGGGCGGCCTCCTCGCCCGCCATCTGGTCACCGGACACGGCATCAAGCACCTGCTGCTGGCCGGCCGCCGCGGACCCGACGCGCCCGGCGCGACCGCCCTGCGCGACGAACTGGCCGCGCTCGGCGCCGAGGTCACCCTCGCCGCCTGCGACGTCGCCGACCGCACCGCCCTGGACCGGCTGCTGGCCCAACTCCCGCAGGAGCACCCGCTGACCGCCGTCGTGCACACCGCCGGCGTCCTCGAAGACGCCACCCTCGGCACGCTGACGCCCGCGCAACTGGACACCGTCCTGCGGCCCAAGGTCGATGCCGCCTGGCACCTGCACCGGGCCACCCGCGACCTCGACCTGGCCGGCTTCGTGCTGTACTCCTCGATCGCCGGCATCACCGGCGGCCCCGGCCAGGGCAACTACGCCGCCGGCAACGCCTTCCTCGACGCGCTCGCCGCTCATCGTGCCGCCCAGGGCCTGCCCGGGCTGTCGTTGGCCTGGGGGCCGTGGCGGAAGGACGTCGGCATGACCGGCACCCTCGGCGCCGCCGACCTGGCCCGCCTGGAGCGCTCGGGCCAGCCGCCGCTCGCACCGGAGCAGGGCCTGGCCCTGTTCGACGAGGCCGCCGCCCGGGGCGACGGACTCGCGCTGGCGGTGCGGGTGTCCTGGACCGCCGCGCCCACCGAGGGGCAGGTCCCCGCCGTGCTCCGTGCCCTGGTGCGCGGCCGGCGCCGTACCGCCGCGGCCGCATCCGCCGGCGGGACGGCCCGTCGGCTGGCCGCCCTGGACGCCGCGGCGCGGCACCAGGCCCTGCTCGACCTGGTCCGCGCCGAGACCGCCGCGGTGCTCGGCCACACCGGGACGGACGCCGTACCGGCCGAACGGGACTTCAACCGGCTGGGGTTCGACTCCCTGATGGCGGTCGAACTGCGCACCCGGCTGGCTGCCGCCACCGGTACCAGGCTGCCCGCCACCCTCGTCTTCGACCACCCCACCCCGGCCGCCGTCGCCCGGTACCTCGAACCGGCACTGTCCGGCGGCGACGCGACCGGCCCCGACCGCTCGCCGCTGGCCCAACTCGACAAGATCGCGTCGCAGTTGTCGCCGGACGGCGTGGACGACGCCACCCGCCAGGACGTCGCGGGACGCCTCCGGCAACTGCTGGCCCAGTGGGACGGCACCCAACAGGACGGCGGCCGACCGGCCGTCGACGCCCGCCTCGAAGCGGCCAGCGCCGACGAGGTCCTCGCCTTCATCGACCACGAGCTCGGCCGGCAGACGGACTCCTGA